From Erigeron canadensis isolate Cc75 chromosome 8, C_canadensis_v1, whole genome shotgun sequence, one genomic window encodes:
- the LOC122580398 gene encoding nudix hydrolase 8 encodes MTMVGQEKYGVEAYSYKYDDGSNLFTVLDAYDDEYGGIVVNPEKLPFDATLFASILCSSITTWRTKGKKGIWLKLPLDKCDFVPVAIKEGFRYHHAESEYVMMTYWIPNEPCMLPANASHQVGVGGFVVNENNEVLVVQEKHCASELVGLWKLPTGFILESEEIFTGAVREVKEETGIDTEFLEVLTFRHAHNVAFEKSDLFFICMLRPVSNEIKIDDLEIQSAKWMALTEFIEQPLIQGDNMFKKIIDVCIARIGERYRGLSVHKVVSKFDNRLSSLYYNVVDDQRPDSSCDSCLL; translated from the exons ATGACTATGGTTGGgcaagaaaaatatggagttgaagCTTATTCATACAAATATGATGATGGCAGTAATTTATTCACGGTTCTTGACGCATATGATGACGAGTATGGTGGAATCGTTGTAAATCCCGAGAAACTACCATTTGACGCTACTCTTTTTGCCTCTATCCTTTGCTCATCTATTACAACTTGGAGGACAAAG GGTAAAAAAGGAATTTGGCTCAAGTTGCCGTTAGATAAATGTGATTTTGTTCCTGTAGCAATAAAG GAAGGTTTTCGGTACCATCACGCAGAAAGTGAATATGTTATGATGACATATTGGATTCCTAATGAACCATGTATGCTACCCGCCAACGCGTCCCATCAAGTAGGAGTTGGGGGTTTTGTAGTCAATGAAAACAATGAG GTCCTTGTTGTCCAAGAGAAACATTGTGCCTCTGAGCTTGTTGGACTTTGGAAGCTACCAACTGGCTTCATTCTTGAG TCAGAGGAGATTTTCACCGGAGCTGTAAGAGAAGTGAAAGAAGAAACTGGG aTTGACACTGAATTTTTGGAGGTTCTAACTTTTAG GCACGCACACAACGTGGCTTTTGAAAAATCAGATCTTTTTTTCATATGTATGCTGAGACCAGTTTCAAATGAGATCAAAATTgatgatcttgaaattcaaTCAGCCAAG TGGATGGCATTGACGGAGTTTATTGAGCAACCATTAATACAAGGAGACAATATGTTCAAGAAAATTATAGACGTGTGTATTGCAAGGATTGGGGAACGCTATCGTGGATTATCCGTACATAAAGTGGTCTCCAAGTTTGACAATAGACTATCTTCCCTATATTATAACGTTGTTGATGATCAAAGGCCTGATTCTTCCTGTGATTCTTGCTTGTTATAA